The Aulosira sp. FACHB-615 genomic interval GGCTTTAATTAACATTAAACCAGCGTCTCTATCGCTGATTAATGCCTGTCCTAAAACTTCAACACCTTCTTTATATAGCAAGCGCGATCGCTCCACAGCTTCATTTATATTCGTAGCTAAAACAGCTAAATCACTCATAATTCTTGAGATATTAATATTCTTAATTTAGTAAGTCCTAGATTAACAGAAGCTCTCACTTGTTCGGGTGAGACTTTTTGCTTTTTAGCAATCTGTTCTATGGTTAAGTTGTTGAAAAATTTTTCAAGAAGTGCTGTTCGCTGTTTGCCTCGAAGCTTGCCAAGGCACTTTAATAGCAATTCCTTACCGATTTCTTCTGATTCATCAAACGCGATCGGCTCATGGATGAGTTCATCCAAGCTAATAGCTAAATTACTATCAATTGCATCTAAACTCTGCCATTGCTCTTGTTTTATCCCCAGTCCCAAAGCTATCTGCAATGATTCCGCTTCTCGCCCTAAAGTTGCTAAATTTTTCTGCAACCTTTTGACTTTTGCTTTAGTCTCAAGCGCGGTGCGTGGGACTTTGATCAACTGCCATTGGTCGCGCAAAAAGTGTTGAATCTCCCCTTGAATATAGGGAATAGCGAATGAACTAAAAGCATTTCCCGTGGCGATATCAAATCTATCTGCCGCCTTTAACAAACCGATATATCCTATCTGAAATAAATCCTCATAAGGCTCACGACAAGTAGTTTTAGCGCGATGAACGACTTTGTGAACCAACTTTTTATTAGCTTCAGCAAGCGTATTTCTATCCTTTGTTGACAACATTTTGACATCACCATCTGTGTGATTATTTATCAAAATTAGTCACAAAGCTAAAAAATCATAATGGGATAGTTGCGGAAAATTAAATTCTCCGCCGGACTATCATTGTGAAATTTCTTCCCCAATAGCCTTTAGCAGCTTCCTCAACTAAGCCCACCCAATCCAGCATCTCTAGTTGTTCCTGCCAAGAAAGTACCTTGGTGGGAGTTATTTCAAGGATTCGCAAAGCTGCTGTGTGAAAAATTCGTGATGGGTTAATTGCTGCGGCATTGCCACCGCCCAGTACTTCCAAGTTGATATCCCAGCAGCCGAGACAATGGATAGTGCCAGAGCGGTAAAGATGAAATACCGCAAGGCGATGCGATAGCGGAGGCGCATCCCAATCAGCACGCGATCGCAGTAGGAAAGGCACTCCGTCGAACTCCCCAACCAACTCTGCTTCGATTTCTCGCAAGGAATCCAGGGTGAGAAGATAATCCCAATCGCCAAGCTTGGGGATAATTCTGTAAGTACCAATTGCACCCTTGGTTTCTCGCTCAATTCGCAGCATGGCGCAATCATCGCTGTAGTGGCGCTTGAGGATATATGATTTACTGCGCTTCTTGCGTCGTCGGCGCATTCGCACTTGCACCCACTCCACCAACAGATTGAGCCATCTGAGTACCTGCACATTATTTCCGCCCTTTGCCACTTAAGAGAGAGCCGACAGCAAGAGCGATCGCATCTGTTGGTAATCCCAAAATCGTGGCGATTATCCCAACACCCGCCGTGAATAGCTGCACATTCAAATCTTTGCTGGCAACGCTGAGGTGATAATCGCCAGATTTGTCAGTTTTAAATTCGATATTGATTGATTGAAATACAATCAATCCTGTCACGACAATGGCGAATAGATAAGAATATCCCTTGCCTATTTTAGAATCAGGTGGCGGGGAGGTCATCGTTGATACTTGGTGGCTGCCTTTCTACAATGCCCTTCGTTTCAACAGTGAACAGTTATCAGTTATCAGTTACCAAACTGTTCACTGTTCACTGATAACTGTAATAACCTATCCCCACACCGCAGTATCCTCGCCCCAGATTGAGAAAGTGATTTCGCCAAAGGCATACACAACAGCATCCCCACAGTCAGGGCTTCTTCCTATCCGCTTTTGAATATCCTCTTTGGCTTCAATTTGGATTTTGGATGCTGAAGTGATTTTCCATCTTGGCGCGGTTAAGTCTGCCAGTAACTCCGAGTCATCAGGCAAAGCAATATCGTTGCCACTCTCAGGATCAAGCAGTTCTCGCAGATGCCAATACCATTCAGCGCGTTTATTGATAAAACCAAACTTGCCACTTTTATCCCTAGCATCCGAGCCGGCTGCACCATTAGCTGCATGAGCATTTACACCTCGCTCAATACAAGCGTCATAAGGACTTGAGCCAACACCACAAATATCAATGTGGGCGTAGGCATCACCGACAAGTGTTACTTGTACTAATGATGCGATCGCTCCGCCATTGGGTGTGGTTTTGCCTGGATGTCGCTGCAATTTATCAATGTAGTTGCCATACCTAGGAGCTAGGACAGTTTTAGCTGCACCACCCCGCGCCACGTCTACACCCAATGAAGTCATAGGAATATTAGGACGCTGGCCCCATCGCTTCATCGCTGCTTGCACCCACTCAGTTGGGATAACTTGCCAAGGATCGTCCTCGATTCCGGCTGTAAAGTCGCCGCGCAACATCTGGCTTCGCAGTGGTTCAGGTAATCCCATCAACACCGCTTTGTAATTGGTCTTTGAGTAATAAGGATTATCGTCAATTTTGGCGGGGACAAAGGTGCGCGACCTTGGAATATATAACTCGCCGTTGATTTCCACTGGATCAGAATTGGGTACTTCCACATCTCGCCCTTGAGGGGAAGATTCATCAAC includes:
- a CDS encoding terminase family protein; the encoded protein is MAKKGLRQQWEEAVSLVAVVDERSTTPLWRPLSGPQTMAYESQADELFYGGAAGGGKTDLILGLSITNHQNSIIFRREYPQLKGIIQRSRKIIKTNGSYNSTEKIWILDDGRTLELGACQYEEDVEKYQGRPHDLKAFDEITHFSRTMFKFLTGWARTADENQRVRVICTGNPPTTSEGRWVIDYWGPWLDLKYPNPAAPGELRWFIVVVDESSPQGRDVEVPNSDPVEINGELYIPRSRTFVPAKIDDNPYYSKTNYKAVLMGLPEPLRSQMLRGDFTAGIEDDPWQVIPTEWVQAAMKRWGQRPNIPMTSLGVDVARGGAAKTVLAPRYGNYIDKLQRHPGKTTPNGGAIASLVQVTLVGDAYAHIDICGVGSSPYDACIERGVNAHAANGAAGSDARDKSGKFGFINKRAEWYWHLRELLDPESGNDIALPDDSELLADLTAPRWKITSASKIQIEAKEDIQKRIGRSPDCGDAVVYAFGEITFSIWGEDTAVWG
- a CDS encoding sigma-70 family RNA polymerase sigma factor, encoding MINNHTDGDVKMLSTKDRNTLAEANKKLVHKVVHRAKTTCREPYEDLFQIGYIGLLKAADRFDIATGNAFSSFAIPYIQGEIQHFLRDQWQLIKVPRTALETKAKVKRLQKNLATLGREAESLQIALGLGIKQEQWQSLDAIDSNLAISLDELIHEPIAFDESEEIGKELLLKCLGKLRGKQRTALLEKFFNNLTIEQIAKKQKVSPEQVRASVNLGLTKLRILISQEL